A DNA window from Anastrepha ludens isolate Willacy chromosome 6, idAnaLude1.1, whole genome shotgun sequence contains the following coding sequences:
- the LOC128868071 gene encoding coenzyme Q-binding protein COQ10, mitochondrial-like: MGRSFTRSCGIFCGVMFKNAKLLLANRQLIGCTYTQLSTAAGRNVNCPQRDFFTFSDLTNKNREYAKKELIGYSMQEMYDVVADVSNYYKFVPYVKKSLVHSKRNDGFKADLIVGFPPLNESYTSNVSLQNPVLVKSVCTDGRLFNYLRNNWRFSPGLKDIPQSCVVDFKVAFEFKSLIHSNIANIFFDLICDQMDHAFVAEAERRYGPPSIKSLTLWRRS; encoded by the exons ATGGGCAGATCGTTCACACGTAGCTGTGGAATTTTTTGTGGCGTAATGTTCAAGAACGCAAAATTGTTGCTGGCAAATAGGCAACTTATCGGTTGCACCTACACACAATTG AGCACAGCTGCCGGCAGAAACGTGAACTGTCCTCAACGAGACTTCTTCACTTTTAGTGATCTTACAAACAAGAATCGGGAATATGCCAAAAAGGAGTTAATTGG ATactcgatgcaagaaatgtatGATGTGGTCGCCGACGTATCGAACTATTATAAGTTTGTGCCATACGTGAAGAAATCACTCGTACACAGTAAGCGTAATGACGGCTTCAAGGCTGACTTAATTGTCGGTTTCCCACCGCTGAATGAAAGTTATACATCAAATGTTTCGCTTCAAAATCCTGTGCTGGTAAAATCTGTATGCACAGATGGAAGATTATTCAACTATTTGCGTAACAATTGGCGATTTAGTCCCGGTCTGAAGGATATTCCACAATCTTGTGTTGTGGATTTCAAAGTAGCTTTCGAATTCAAATCGCTGATACACAgcaatattgcaaatatttttttcgatttaatttGCGATCAAATGGACCATGCTTTTGTGGCGGAAGCTGAACGACGATATGGACCACCTTCAATTAAATCGCTTACATTATGGCGAAGATCTTGA
- the LOC128868155 gene encoding coenzyme Q-binding protein COQ10, mitochondrial-like → MQEMYDVVADVSNYYKFVPYVKKSLVHSKRNDGFKADLIVGFPPLNESYTSNVSLQNPVLVKSVCTDGRLFNYLRNNWRFSPGLKDIPQSCVVDFKVAFEFKSLIHSNIANIFFDLICDQMDHAFVAEAERRYGPPSIKSLILWRRS, encoded by the coding sequence atgcaagaaatgtatGATGTGGTCGCCGACGTATCGAACTATTATAAGTTTGTGCCATACGTGAAGAAATCACTCGTACACAGTAAGCGTAATGACGGCTTCAAGGCTGACTTAATTGTCGGTTTCCCACCGCTGAATGAAAGTTATACATCAAACGTTTCGCTTCAAAATCCTGTGCTGGTAAAATCTGTATGCACAGATGGAAGATTATTCAACTATTTGCGTAACAATTGGCGATTTAGTCCCGGTCTGAAGGATATTCCACAATCTTGTGTTGTGGATTTCAAAGTAGCTTTCGAATTCAAATCGCTGATACACAgcaatattgcaaatatttttttcgatttaatttGCGATCAAATGGACCATGCTTTTGTGGCGGAAGCTGAACGACGATATGGACCACCTTCAATTAAATCGCTTATATTATGGCGAAGATCTTGA
- the LOC128868285 gene encoding coenzyme Q-binding protein COQ10, mitochondrial-like → MGRSFTRSCGIFCGVMFKNAKLLLANRQLIGCTYTQLSTAAGRNVNCPQRDFFTFSDLTNKNREYAKKELIGYSMQEMYDVVADVSNYYKFVPYVKKSLVHSKRNDGFKADLIVGFPPLNESYTSNVSLQNPVLVKSVCTDGRLFNYLRNNWRFSPGLKDIPQSCVVDFKVAFEFKSLIHSNIANIFFDLICDQMDHAFVAEAERRYGPPSIKSLILWRRS, encoded by the exons ATGGGCAGATCGTTCACACGTAGCTGTGGAATTTTTTGTGGCGTAATGTTCAAGAACGCAAAATTGTTGCTGGCAAATAGGCAACTTATCGGTTGCACCTACACACAATTG AGCACAGCTGCCGGCAGAAACGTGAACTGTCCTCAACGAGACTTCTTCACTTTTAGTGATCTTACAAACAAGAATCGGGAATATGCCAAAAAGGAGTTAATTGG ATactcgatgcaagaaatgtatGATGTGGTCGCCGACGTATCGAACTATTATAAGTTTGTCCCATACGTGAAGAAATCACTCGTACACAGTAAGCGTAATGACGGCTTCAAGGCTGACTTAATTGTCGGTTTCCCACCGCTGAATGAAAGTTATACATCAAACGTTTCGCTTCAAAATCCTGTGCTGGTAAAATCTGTATGCACAGATGGAAGATTATTCAACTATTTGCGTAACAATTGGCGATTTAGTCCCGGTCTGAAGGATATTCCACAATCTTGTGTTGTGGATTTCAAAGTAGCTTTCGAATTCAAATCGCTGATACACAgcaatattgcaaatatttttttcgatttaatttGCGATCAAATGGACCATGCTTTTGTGGCGGAAGCTGAACGACGATATGGACCACCTTCAATTAAATCGCTTATATTATGGCGAAGATCTTGA
- the LOC128868161 gene encoding coenzyme Q-binding protein COQ10, mitochondrial-like, which yields MGRSFTRSCGIFCGVMFKNAKLLLANRQLIGCTYTQLSTAAGRNVNCPQRDFFTFSDLTNKNREYAKKELIGYSMQEMYDVVADVSNYYKFVPYVKKSLVHSKRNDGFKADLIVGFPPLNESYTSNVSLQNPVLVKSVCTDGRLFNYLRNNWRFSPGLKDIPQSCVVDFKVAFEFKSLIHSNIANIFFDLICDQMDHAFVAEAERRYGPPSIKSLILWRRS from the exons ATGGGCAGATCGTTCACACGTAGCTGTGGAATTTTTTGTGGCGTAATGTTCAAGAACGCAAAATTGTTGCTGGCAAATAGGCAACTTATCGGTTGCACCTACACACAATTG AGCACAGCTGCCGGCAGAAACGTGAACTGTCCTCAACGAGACTTCTTCACTTTTAGTGATCTTACAAACAAGAATCGGGAATATGCCAAAAAGGAGTTAATTGG ATactcgatgcaagaaatgtatGATGTGGTCGCCGACGTATCGAACTATTATAAGTTTGTGCCATACGTGAAGAAATCACTCGTACACAGTAAGCGTAATGACGGCTTCAAGGCTGACTTAATTGTCGGTTTCCCACCGCTGAATGAAAGTTATACATCAAATGTTTCGCTTCAAAATCCTGTGCTGGTAAAATCTGTATGCACAGATGGAAGATTATTCAACTATTTGCGTAACAATTGGCGATTTAGTCCCGGTCTGAAGGATATTCCACAATCTTGTGTTGTGGATTTCAAAGTAGCTTTCGAATTCAAATCGCTGATACACAgcaatattgcaaatatttttttcgatttaatttGCGATCAAATGGACCATGCTTTTGTGGCAGAAGCTGAACGACGATATGGACCACCTTCAATTAAATCGCTTATATTATGGCGAAGATCTTGA